One segment of Ziziphus jujuba cultivar Dongzao chromosome 12, ASM3175591v1 DNA contains the following:
- the LOC107405827 gene encoding lignin-forming anionic peroxidase, with protein MASMNWNSKSTISFTFVNAALCLLLVLHFTTTCEATLSSKFYDKTCPNAISTIRSSIRSAISRERRMAASLIRLHFHDCFVKGCDASILLDDSSTFTSEKNALPNRNSARGYELIEDAKAKVEKICPGVVSCADVLAVAAREASLAVSGPSWTVKLGRRDSTRAYPDVANTDLPGFTENLDRLISRFGGKGLSARDMVALSGAHTIGQAQCFTFRNRIYSNTSDINASFARSRRSRCPAAVTQGSSNLAPLELVTPNSFDNNYFKNLIQKKGLLQSDQVLFSGGSTDSIVSEYSKNSARFRADFAAAMVRMGDIEPLTGSAGQIRRVCGAVS; from the exons ATGGCTTCAATGAATTGGAACTCGAAGAGCACTATTTCTTTTACATTTGTTAATGCTGCTCTATGTTTGCTGTTGGTTTTGCATTTCACGACAACTTGTGAAGCTACATTGTCTTCCAAGTTTTATGACAAAACCTGTCCCAATGCAATTAGCACCATTCGAAGCTCCATTCGGTCAGCAATTTCCCGAGAGCGTCGAATGGCAGCATCCCTCATTCGCCTTCATTTCCATGACTGTTTCGTTAAG GGCTGTGATGCATCAATCTTACTTGATGACTCTTCCACATTCACAAGTGAAAAGAACGCATTGCCTAATAGGAATTCCGCAAGAGGTTACGAACTCATAGAAGATGCAAAAGCAAAAGTTGAGAAAATATGCCCTGGAGTTGTATCTTGTGCTGATGTCCTTGCAGTTGCAGCACGTGAGGCTTCACTTGCT GTAAGTGGCCCATCGTGGACAGTGAAACTTGGAAGAAGAGATTCAACAAGAGCATATCCAGATGTGGCCAATACCGATCTTCCTGGTTTCACAGAGAACCTTGACAGACTTATATCTAGATTTGGTGGCAAAGGCCTAAGCGCAAGAGACATGGTTGCATTATCAGGAGCACATACAATTGGACAAGCTCAATGCTTCACTTTCCGTAACAGGATTTACAGCAATACCAGCGATATCAATGCTAGCTTTGCGCGTTCTCGAAGAAGCCGTTGTCCTGCTGCTGTAACCCAAGGCAGTAGCAATTTGGCACCCCTTGAATTGGTAACGCCCAATTCATTCGACAACAATTACTTCAAGAACTTGATTCAGAAGAAGGGGCTTCTTCAATCTGATCAGGTTCTGTTCAGTGGAGGATCAACAGACAGCATCGTATCCGAGTATAGCAAGAACTCTGCTAGATTCAGGGCTGATTTTGCTGCTGCAATGGTTAGGATGGGAGATATTGAGCCTCTCACTGGTTCTGCTGGGCAGATTAGAAGGGTTTGCGGTGCTGTCAGCTAA